In the Gossypium arboreum isolate Shixiya-1 chromosome 10, ASM2569848v2, whole genome shotgun sequence genome, one interval contains:
- the LOC108489341 gene encoding phospholipase A1-Igamma1, chloroplastic-like has protein sequence MEKMELSPMRNMAKQKPEKARRTKRVWRLKLNVTWQRMKKALKSGLRNRLRVHLASNLNKLPTLKINHHDLAIIRPIQHVMKKKKPIRPTMPLEKLIQFPYTAADFVDRGDAMTPTKSPVENISTRWRELHGLHNWEGLIEPLHPWLRREVVKYGEFVEATYDAFDFDPLSEFCGSCRYNPNKLFEELGLTKHGYKVTKYIYAMSHVDVPEWFEKSHCTWSKDSNWMGYVAVSGDAETTRIGRRDILVAWRGTVAPTEWYSDLKTSLQRLGKTNIKVQSGFLGVYCSKGEFTRYNKLSASEQVMEEIRRLVTFFRDRGEEVSLTLCGHSLGGALALLNAYDAATYFPDLFISVISFAAPRVGNIHFKEKLNELGVKTLRVVIKQDIVPKLPGFILNTILNKFTAITGRLKWIYRHVGTQLKLNMLHSPYLRRDHDYTGCHNLEIYLHLLDGYVSKTSKFRWNARRDVALVNKSTNMLIKELKIPGCWYERPFKGLVLNQYGRWVKPGRQAEHIPSPLNIESCQEPPPF, from the coding sequence atggaGAAAATGGAATTGTCACCAATGAGAAATATGGCTAAACAGAAGCCAGAAAAGGCAAGAAGAACTAAAAGGGTGTGGAGATTGAAGCTCAACGTTACATGGCAGCGTATGAAGAAGGCCTTGAAATCTGGTCTGAGGAACCGTCTTCGTGTTCATCTTGCTTCCAATCTTAACAAGCTCCCGACCTTGAAAATCAACCACCATGATCTTGCCATCATTAGGCCGATCCAACACGTGATGAAAAAGAAGAAGCCGATCCGTCCCACGATGCCGTTGGAGAAGCTCATTCAGTTTCCGTACACAGCGGCTGATTTCGTCGACCGAGGGGATGCTATGACGCCTACTAAGTCACCTGTCGAGAATATATCCACGAGATGGCGTGAGCTTCACGGTTTGCATAACTGGGAGGGGCTTATTGAGCCACTCCATCCTTGGTTGAGACGGGAGGTTGTCAAGTACGGAGAGTTCGTCGAGGCGACTTACGATGCTTTTGATTTCGATCCATTATCGGAGTTTTGTGGAAGCTGTAGGTACAACCCGAATAAACTGTTTGAAGAACTAGGACTTACTAAACATGGTTACAAGGTTACCAAGTACATTTATGCCATGTCCCATGTCGATGTTCCCGAATGGTTCGAGAAGTCACATTGTACTTGGAGCAAGGATTCGAACTGGATGGGGTACGTTGCCGTTAGTGGTGATGCTGAAACCACGAGAATAGGGAGGCGAGATATCCTCGTGGCTTGGCGGGGTACGGTGGCTCCAACCGAGTGGTATAGTGACTTAAAAACAAGCCTGCAACGTCTTGGCAAGACCAATATCAAGGTCCAAAGTGGATTCCTCGGCGTCTACTGCTCCAAAGGTGAGTTCACTAGGTACAACAAGTTGAGTGCATCCGAACAAGTCATGGAAGAAATCCGAAGGCTTGTAACGTTTTTCCGAGACAGAGGCGAGGAAGTGAGCTTAACGCTCTGTGGCCATAGTCTCGGGGGTGCCTTGGCACTCCTCAATGCCTACGACGCTGCAACTTACTTCCCTGACCTCTTCATCAGCGTCATCTCCTTCGCTGCACCGAGAGTTGGGAACATACACTTCAAAGAAAAGCTCAATGAACTAGGAGTCAAGACGCTAAGAGTTGTCATCAAGCAAGATATAGTCCCAAAATTACCAGGATTCATACTCAACACCATTCTCAACAAATTCACTGCTATCACCGGGAGATTGAAATGGATTTACAGGCACGTCGGCACACAATTAAAGCTCAACATGCTCCATTCCCCCTATTTAAGACGTGATCATGATTATACAGGGTGTCATAACTTGGAGATATACCTCCATTTGTTAGATGGATATGTTAGCAAGACATCAAAGTTCCGTTGGAACGCGAGACGAGACGTTGCCTTGGTGAACAAGTCAACTAATATGCTGATAAAGGAATTAAAAATCCCGGGGTGTTGGTACGAAAGACCATTCAAGGGCCTTGTGCTGAACCAATACGGAAGATGGGTTAAACCAGGAAGACAAGCTGAGCACATTCCTTCCCCACTTAACATTGAATCCTGCCAAGAGCCACCTCCATTTTAG
- the LOC108489340 gene encoding hydroxyproline O-galactosyltransferase GALT2, giving the protein MKRVKCEIPTGRRFKLSHFLLGLGGLYLIFIAFKFPYFLEIAAVLSGEDSYDGWNGKVVGDVNDGDLSKPLVNSVYKDMFHRKLEDELTQDAPMRPTEEPLEEGRDGVQPIKPLKHLYGRITGEVMRRMNKTSELSVLERMADEAWTLGLKAWEEVDEFDGKEIGQSSLFDGKPESCPSWLSVNGEDLASGDRLMFLPCGLKAGSSITVVGTPRYAHQEYVPQLAKTRGGNGLVMVSQFMVELQGLQSVDGEAPPKILHLNPRLKGDWSRKPVIEHNTCYRMHWGTAQRCDGLPSKDDEDMLVDGYRRCEKWIRNDVVDSKESKTTSWFGRFIGRAQKPEVTWPFPFAEGRLFILTLRAGVDGYHIIVGGRHVTSFAYRTGFSLEDATGLAIKGDVDIHSVYATSLPTSHPSFSPQRVLEMSPKWKASPLPKRSIRLFIGILSATNHFAERMAVRQTWMQSSAIKSLDVVVRFFVALNPRKEVNGVLKKEAAYFGDIVILPFMDRYELVVLKTIAICEFGVQNVTAAYIMKCDDDTFVRVDSVLKQIDRISPKRSLYMGNLNLLHRPLRNGKWAVTYEEWPEEVYPPYANGPGYIISSDIAKFIVSQHADQKLRLFKMEDVSMGMWVEQFNQSTTVQYSHSWKFCQYGCMVDYYTAHYQSPRQMICLWDKLSRGQARCCNFR; this is encoded by the exons ATGAAGAGGGTAAAATGTGAAATCCCCACTGGGAGGAGATTCAAGTTGTCTCATTTCTTGTTGGGTTTAGGAGGATTATACTTAATCTTCATAGCTTTTAAGTTTCCATATTTTTTGGAGATAGCAGCAGTTTTGAGTGGAGAGGATAGCTATGATGGATGGAATGGGAAAGTGGTTGGGGATGTTAATGATGGAGATTTGAGTAAACCCTTGGTTAATTCTGTTTATAAAGATATGTTTCACCGGAAATTAGAGGATGAGCTAACCCAGGATGCACCTATGAGGCCTACTGAGGAACCTTTAGAGGAAGGGAGAGATGGAGTACAGCCTATTAAGCCACTTAAGCATCTTTATGGTCGAATAACAGGTGAGGTTATGCGGCGAATGAATAAAACTAGTGAATTGTCAGTGCTCGAGAGAATGGCTGATGAGGCTTGGACTTTGGGATTAAAGGCATGGGAAGAAGTTGATGAGTTTGATGGAAAGGAGATTGGACAGAGTTCTTTGTTTGATGGGAAGCCCGAGTCATGTCCTTCATGGTTATCTGTCAATGGAGAAGATTTGGCAAGTGGAGACAGGCTAATGTTCCTTCCATGTGGTCTAAAAGCAGGTTCTTCAATTACAGTCGTTGGCACTCCTCGATATGCTCATCAGGAGTATGTACCCCAGCTTGCAAAAACGAGGGGTGGTAATGGCCTAGTGATGGTTTCACAGTTTATGGTTGAATTGCAAGGATTGCAATCTGTGGATGGGGAAGCTCCACCAAAGATTTTACATTTGAATCCTCGATTGAAAGGAGATTGGAGCCGCAAGCCAGTCATTGAGCATAACACATGCTATAGAATGCATTGGGGTACAGCTCAAAGATGTGATGGTTTGCCATCCAAGGACGATGAAGACATGCTCG TTGATGGATATCGAAGATGTGAAAAATGGATCCGGAATGATGTTGTAGACTCGAAAGAGTCCAAGACAACTTCTTGGTTTGGACGGTTCATTGGAAGGGCACAGAAACCAGAAGTAACCTGGCCATTTCCTTTTGCAGAGGGCAGGCTTTTTATCCTGACTCTGCGTGCTGGTGTTGATGGATACCATATCATTGTTGGGGGACGACATGTGACTTCATTTGCATATCGCACG GGTTTTTCACTTGAAGATGCAACAGGGCTGGCCATAAAAGGAGATGTGGACATTCATTCAGTTTATGCAACCTCTCTTCCCACCTCTCATCCAAGTTTTTCCCCCCAAAGAGTACTGGAAATGTCACCAAAATGGAAAGCTTCTCCCTTGCCTAAGAGATCAATTCGACTTTTTATTGGGATTCTCTCTGCTACTAATCACTTTGCAGAACGCATGGCAGTTAGACAAACTTGGATGCAATCTTCAGCCATCAAGTCTTTAGATGTAGTGGTCCGTTTCTTTGTTGCACTG AATCCTAGGAAGGAGGTGAATGGAGTGCTGAAGAAGGAGGCAGCTTATTTTGGTGATATTGTAATTTTGCCATTTATGGACCGCTATGAGCTTGTGGTTCTTAAAACTATTGCAATTTGTGAATTTGGG GTGCAGAATGTGACTGCTGCTTACATCATGAAATGTGACGATGACACATTTGTTAGAGTTGACAGTGTCTTGAAACAAATTGATCGTATCTCTCCTAAAAGGTCACTTTATATGGGCAATCTCAACCTTCTGCACCGCCCTTTGAGAAATGGAAAGTGGGCTGTTACCTATGAG GAGTGGCCTGAAGAAGTTTATCCTCCCTATGCCAATGGACCTGGATACATTATTTCCAGTGATATTGCCAAGTTTATTGTCTCACAACATGCCGATCAAAAATTAAGG CTTTTCAAGATGGAGGATGTGAGTATGGGAATGTGGGTCGAACAATTTAACCAGTCGACGACTGTCCAATACTCCCATAGTTGGAAGTTCTGTCAATACGGATGCATGGTAGACTATTATACTGCACATTACCAATCCCCGAGGCAGATGATTTGTCTTTGGGACAAACTTTCGAGAGGTCAGGCACGCTGTTGCAACTTCAGATGA